The Arvicanthis niloticus isolate mArvNil1 chromosome 2, mArvNil1.pat.X, whole genome shotgun sequence genome includes a window with the following:
- the Plagl2 gene encoding zinc finger protein PLAGL2, translating into MTTFFTSVPPWIQDAKQEEEVGWKLVPRPRGREAESQVKCQCEISGTPFSNGEKLRPHSLPHPEQRPYSCPQLHCGKAFASKYKLYRHMATHSAQKPHQCMYCDKMFHRKDHLRNHLQTHDPNKEALHCSECGKNYNTKLGYRRHLAMHAASSGDLSCKVCLQTFESTQALLEHLKAHSRRVAGGAKEKKHPCDHCDRRFYTRKDVRRHLVVHTGRKDFLCQYCAQRFGRKDHLTRHVKKSHSQELLKIKTEPVDMLGLLSCSSTVSVKEELSPVLCMASRDVMGAKAFPGMLPMGMYGAHIPTMPSAGMPHSLVHNTLPMGMSYPLESSPISSSAQLPPKYQLGSTSYLPDKLPKVEVDSFLAELPGSLSLSSAEPQPASPQPAAAAALLDEALLTKSPANLSEALCAANVDFSHLLGFLPLNLPPCNPPGATGSLVMGYSQAEAQPLLTTLQGQPQDSAGAGGPLNFGPLHSLPPVFTSGLSTTTLPRFHQAFQ; encoded by the exons ATGACCACATTTTTCACCAGCGTCCCTCCCTGGATTCAAGATgcaaagcaggaggaggaagtgggctGGAAATTAGTTCCCAGGCCTCGGGGCCGGGAGGCAGAGAGTCAAGTGAAGTGCCAATGTGAAATCTCGGGGACACCATTCTCAAATGGGGAGAAACTAAGGCCTCATAGCCTTCCCCATCCGGAGCAGAGACCATATAGCTGTCCTCAGCTGCACTGTGGCAAGGCTTTTGCCTCCAAGTACAAGCTGTATAG GCACATGGCCACCCATTCAGCCCAGAAACCCCACCAGTGCATGTACTGTGACAAGATGTTTCACCGAAAGGACCATCTGCGGAACCACTTGCAGACCCATGACCCCAACAAAGAGGccctccactgctctgagtgtggTAAGAATTATAATACAAAGCTGGGATACCGTCGCCACCTGGCCATGCATGCTGCCAGCAGTGGTGATCTCAGCTGCAAGGTATGCCTGCAAACCTTTGAGAGTACCCAGGCCCTGTTGGAGCACCTGAAGGCTCACTCACGCCGGGTAGCAGGAGGTGCTAAGGAGAAGAAGCACCCCTGTGACCACTGTGACCGGCGGTTTTATACTCGGAAGGATGTTCGACGGCACCTAGTGGTGCACACAGGTCGTAAGGACTTCCTGTGTCAGTACTGTGCCCAGAGGTTTGGCCGCAAGGATCACCTGACACGCCATGTCAAGAAGAGCCACTCACAGGAACTGCTCAAGATCAAGACAGAGCCAGTGGATATGTTAGGCTTACTCAGCTGCAGCTCTACAGTCAGTGTAAAAGAAGAGCTGAGCCCTGTGCTTTGCATGGCCTCTCGGGACGTGATGGGGGCCAAGGCCTTTCCTGGCATGTTGCCCATGGGTATGTATGGTGCCCACATCCCTACCATGCCCAGTGCGGGCATGCCACACTCCCTAGTGCACAACACACTGCCCATGGGTATGAGTTATCCTCTGgaatcttctcctatctcctcctCAGCTCAGCTCCCTCCAAAATACCAGCTTGGATCTACCTCATACTTGCCCGACAAACTGCCCAAAGTGGAGGTGGATAGTTTTCTGGCAGAGCTTCCTGGAAGCCTGTCTCTCTCATCGGCTGAACCTCAGCCCGCCTCACCTCAGCCGGCGGCAGCTGCAGCCCTCCTAGATGAAGCACTGCTCACCAAGAGTCCCGCCAACCTCTCTGAGGCCCTCTGCGCTGCTAATGTGGACTTCTCCCACTTACTGGGCTTTCTTCCGCTCAACCTACCCCCATGTAACCCACCAGGGGCCACGGGAAGCTTGGTCATGGGCTACTCCCAAGCTGAGGCACAGCCTTTGCTCACCACTTTGCAGGGTCAGCCTCAAGATTCCGCTGGAGCTGGGGGACCCCTGAACTTTGGGCCTCTGCACTCCTtgcctcctgtcttcacctctggCCTGAGTACCACCACCCTGCCTCGTTTCCACCAAGCATTCCAATAG
- the LOC117702971 gene encoding putative testis-specific Y-encoded-like protein 3, which translates to MASEGIGVLEPAVCPPLIQEWDALLARSSVPGAGTPRPCDPAASPGTSLSSSENTEEKPASCVLNPDGCDKGSGTGVGTKGKAEEVTTEEDSVAAEKPAEVGEKLEWVAEAQVSLRPLDLGALIVDPLEAIQWELEAMSAQADGAHLQLVRRFGRMRRLHLARRSFIIQNIPGFWVTAFLNHPQLSAMISPRDEDMLGYLMNLEVRELRHTRTGCKFKFLFGNNPYFRNEVIVKEYECRSSGRVVSIATRIRWHRGQEPPALVHRNRDTVRSFFSWFSQHNLLEADRVAQIIKDDLWPNPLQYYLLGQRPYRARRSLARRPAEALPRPYGFQSG; encoded by the coding sequence ATGGCGAGCGAGGGGATCGGGGTTCTGGAGCCGGCCGTGTGCCCGCCGCTCATACAAGAGTGGGATGCACTCCTGGCCCGGTCCAGTGTCCCTGGAGCTGGGACGCCTAGGCCCTGCGACCCTGCAGCCAGCCCCGGAACCTCACTGTCTTCCTCAGAAAACACTGAAGAGAAACCTGCCTCCTGCGTTCTGAACCCGGATGGCTGCGACAAGGGCTCTGGTACTGGGGTAGGGACCAAAGGGAAGGCTGAGGAAGTGACGACTGAGGAAGACTCCGTAGCCGCGGAGAAGCCTGCGGAGGTAGGGGAGAAGCTGGAGTGGGTCGCAGAGGCCCAGGTGAGCCTGAGGCCTCTGGACCTAGGGGCTCTCATTGTGGACCCTCTAGAGGCCATCCAATGGGAGTTAGAGGCCATGAGTGCCCAGGCTGACGGGGCCCACCTCCAGCTGGTACGCAGGTTTGGGAGGATGCGTCGGTTGCACCTGGCCCGTAGGAGCTTCATCATCCAAAATATTCCAGGCTTTTGGGTCACTGCCTTCCTGAACCACCCACAGCTATCAGCTATGATCAGCCCTAGGGATGAAGACATGCTTGGCTACCTGATGAATTTGGAGGTGAGGGAGCTCAGGCACACCAGAACAGGTTGCAAGTTCAAGTTCCTATTTGGGAACAACCCTTACTTCCGAAACGAGGTGATAGTGAAGGAGTACGAGTGCAGGTCCTCAGGCCGCGTGGTGTCCATTGCTACTCGCATCCGCTGGCACCGAGGCCAGGAGCCTCCAGCCTTGGTGCACAGGAACCGGGACACCGTTCGAAGCTTCTTCAGCTGGTTTTCACAGCACAACCTCCTAGAAGCTGACAGGGTGGCCCAGATCATTAAAGATGACCTGTGGCCCAACCCGTTGCAATACTACTTGCTGGGGCAAAGGCCCTACAGAGCTAGACGAAGCCTTGCAAGACGGCCAGCGGAGGCTCTGCCAAGGCCCTATGGGTTCCAGTCTGGCTAA